A stretch of Fusarium poae strain DAOMC 252244 chromosome 2, whole genome shotgun sequence DNA encodes these proteins:
- a CDS encoding hypothetical protein (BUSCO:45974at5125) has protein sequence MSADPPSFQSALLAGALAGTTVDLSLFPLDTLKTRLQSSAGFFPSGGFSGIYRGIGSALVGSAPGAAFFFCTYESVKGLLADKDNTSAPGWKTPVTHMAAASAGEIAACAVRVPTEVVKQRAQAGQHGGSSAAALRAILSRYSSHGFVPMWRELYRGWGITVFREVPFTVIQFPLWEAMKSWGRRRRGGREVTAAESALYGSMAGGFSAALTTPLDVLKTRVMLSKESVSVSRIFSQIMREEGSKAFFAGLAPRVTWISIGGAIFLGSYQWAINTMNGVA, from the coding sequence ATGTCCGCAGACCCGCCATCCTTCCAATCCGCCCTCCTAGCAGGCGCCCTCGCCGGCACAACCGTCGATCTCTCCCTCTTCCCTCTCGACACCCTCAAGACCCGTCTCCAATCCTCAGCCGGCTTCTTTCCATCTGGAGGATTCAGCGGTATCTATCGTGGAATTGGTTCCGCGCTTGTTGGTTCTGCGCCCGGTGCTGcgttcttcttctgcacGTATGAAAGCGTGAAGGGCCTTTTGGCTGATAAGGATAATACCTCTGCGCCGGGATGGAAAACTCCTGTTACGCATATGGCTGCTGCTAGCGCAGGTGAGATTGCTGCTTGTGCTGTGCGCGTGCCGACTGAGGTTGTCAAGCAGCGTGCTCAGGCGGGACAGCATGGTGGTTCCTCGGCTGCTGCGCTGCGAGCTATTCTGTCCAGGTACTCGAGCCATGGGTTTGTTCCCATGTGGCGCGAGCTTTACCGTGGATGGGGAATTACAGTCTTTCGTGAGGTGCCCTTCACTGTGATCCAGTTCCCGCTATGGGAGGCTATGAAGTCCTGGGGACGTCGCCGTCGTGGTGGTCGCGAGGTCACTGCTGCTGAGAGCGCTCTTTATGGAAGCATGGCTGGTGGATTTTCTGCGGCGCTTACCACACCGCTTGACGTGCTCAAGACAAGAGTCATGTTGTCCAAGGAGAGTGTCTCCGTGTCGAGAATATTCAGCCAAATAATGCGCGAGGAGGGTAGTAAGGCATTCTTCGCTGGTCTGGCACCGCGAGTGACATGGATTTCTATAGGAGGTGCGATCTTCTTAGGAAGTTATCAATGGGCCATCAACACAATGAATGGCGTGGCATAG
- a CDS encoding hypothetical protein (BUSCO:5355at5125), with protein sequence MAKKARQRISYVLENAKSSEGGHRLGVNGLAVDNDNAILYSGGRDGIVCAWDLNLDLKNRSDVTDSTPTSEDKKPKSTTKFRAQTHAHMHWINDIALAQNNTALVSGSSDLTVKVWRPHSEEDNTRVETIGEHADYVKCVTTPPPDMGANWVASGGLDRKICLWDLNGAGKTLEIDVQGEEIAEKGSVYALRVGRNIMASGGPEKTVRLYDPRTGDKVSKLVGHVDNIRAILIDDAGDTILSASADKTVKMWSIKNGRCMYTFTMHDESVWSLFSDDPTLGVFYSSDRSGLVAKTDVRGSLEDMDDGLSLAVAHEHIGVGKVVASGGHIWTATNRSSINRWEDVDTDTNIKLPESVRHHRATSNASNRPRESSPPAVNGTAKKEIPAESILRISAAASFPARSGLDPDSTTITDAATRKGSEAIIDSGESDIKPIHAVAEETIEGQFGLLKHRLLNDRRRVLTSDTAGDVLLWDLIKCKPIKSFGKQHLEDVEHLVNTIEAVAPWCSIDLSSGNLTVVLEPFNCFDAEVYADELELPEAVEFREDQRISLGKWILRYLFANLIDEEIRRDETHRHKLNEGIETRQGTSGGTADAPPLSISLPKYVVPDWDNADQVTPKPNLYPNTPGLGIGLATPGPSIMSGPNSLPDVPENAATSPMTPIEKRTSHVSRPSTEREDYFTSPLQLLESAVKAASMVSTPTQDNADSKKSIDGDKEKEKDKDKDKADNAKSPSTPFGKKKFRMTFGTKKLSRSASQATTEKPAIVEEKAEESESSSVHEKEKEVDDSFFGVIQKIHQEYDRQLTENPDKPVETRVVPSLPNDTPVLKLPPGTKVVIQEETSGGSANLYQGTVEDVGKDADLIEQKAPMWLGDVLLQNILPFKEPVKVSFVLYPVDDSLPAIASADGNNRLNANRMLRVRKILSYVAERIEPPLEEPEENPMRPEEYLELYCNDQLLSPVTTLATLRTHLWKGGNDIVLHYKANGKKEIRPFPPPPEPKPAESEETQETSGTEEATSNGQGPSQPQPQAV encoded by the exons ATGGCCAAGAAGGCGCGCCAAAGAATCAGCTATG TCCTCGAAAACGCCAAATCCTCCGAAGGTGGCCATCGTCTAGGTGTGAATGGCCTCGCCGTCGATAATGATAATGCAATTCT ATACTCAGGTGGACGAGATGGCATTGTATGCGCTTGGGACTTGAACCTCGATCTCAAAAACCGTAGCGACGTTACCGATTCGACGCCTACATCCGAAGACAAGAAGCCCAAGTCCACGACCAAGTTCCGCGCTCAAACCCATGCCCACATGCATTGGATCAACGACATTGCCCTTGCGCAGAATAACACAGCCCTCGTCTCTGGCTCATCCGACCTTACAGTGAAAGTCTGGCGACCACATTCCGAAGAGGATAATACCCGCGTTGAGACAATAGGCGAGCATGCCGATTATGTCAAATGTGTTACGACCCCGCCACCGGATATGGGCGCAAACTGGGTCGCTTCGGGCGGCCTGGACCGCAAGATCTGCCTGTGGGATCTCAATGGCGCCGGTAAAACACTCGAGATCGATGTTCAAGGCGAGGAAATTGCTGAGAAGGGTTCTGTATATGCCTTGCGTGTCGGGCGCAACATCATGGCGAGTGGTGGTCCAGAAAAGACTGTGCGGTTATATGATCCTCGAACTGGCGACAAGGTCTCTAAACTTGTTGGTCATGTTGACAATATTCGCGCCATTCTTATTGATGATGCTGGTGACACAATTCTTAGTGCCAGTGCCGACAAGACGGTCAAGATGTGGAGCATCAAGAACGGCCGTTGCATGTACACCTTTACAATGCACGATGAGAGTGTCTGGTCGCTCTTCTCGGATGACCCGACACTCGGTGTTTTCTACAGTTCTGATCGCTCCGGTCTGGTGGCTAAGACAGATGTGCGGGGCAGCCTGGAAGACATGGACGATGGTCTTAGCCTTGCTGTCGCACATGAACACATTGGAGTGGGCAAGGTTGTTGCCTCCGGTGGTCATATTTGGACAGCAACCAACAGGTCCTCGATCAACCGATGGGAGGATGTTGATACCGATACCAATATCAAGCTTCCCGAGTCAGTTCGACACCATAGAGCTACATCAAACGCCTCCAATAGACCCCGCGAATCTTCCCCTCCAGCGGTTAACGGAACTGCTAAGAAAGAGATCCCCGCCGAGTCTATCTTGCGCATTTCTGCAGCTGCGTCCTTCCCTGCACGATCTGGTCTGGACCCCGATTCCACCACCATTACAGATGCTGCGACACGCAAAGGATCGGAAGCTATCATCGATTCAGGAGAGTCCGATATTAAGCCAATTCACGCAGTAGCCGAAGAAACGATTGAGGGTCAATTTGGATTGCTCAAACATAGACTACTCAATGATAGGAGGCGTGTGTTAACTTCGGACACTGCTGGCGATGTGTTGTTATGGGATTTGATCAAG TGCAAACCTATAAAAAGCTTCGGTAAACAACATTTAGAGGATGTGGAACATCTCGTCAACACTATTGAAGCTGTAGCTCCATGGTGTTCTATCGATCTCAGTTCAGGAAACCTCACTGTGGTGCTGGAGCCCTTCAACTGTTTCGATGCCGAGGTGTATGCAGACGAGCTCGAATTACCAGAAGCCGTGGAATTCCGGGAAGATCAGAGGA TCAGTCTTGGAAAATGGATCCTTCGGTATCTCTTTGCCAATCTCATCGATGAAGAAATCAGGAGAGATGAGACGCATCGTCATAAGCTTAATGAAGGCATTGAAACAAGACAGGGTACCTCTGGAGGAACTGCTGATGCCCCCCCTTTGTCGATTTCGTTACCAAAGTACGTCGTTCCAGACTGGGATAACGCAGACCAAGTCACTCCGAAACCCAACCTCTACCCCAATACTCCGGGATTGGGCATTGGTTTGGCGACACCTGGCCCTAGTATCATGTCAGGTCCCAACAGCTTGCCTGATGTACCCGAAAACGCTGCAACGAGCCCGATGACTCCTATAGAGAAGAGGACGTCGCATGTCAGCCGTCCTTCAACAGAAAGAGAGGACTACTTTACCAGCCCCTTACAACTTCTTGAGTCAGCAGTTAAGGCAGCTAGTATGGTGTCGACACCAACACAGGATAACGCAGATTCGAAAAAGTCTATAGATGGTgacaaagagaaagagaaggataaggacaaggacaaggccgACAACGCAAAATCACCAAGCACACCATTTGGCAAGAAGAAGTTCCGCATGACATTTGGTACTAAGAAGCTCTCACggtcagcttctcaagccaCAACGGAGAAGCCTGCTATTGTCGAGGAAAAGGCTGAAGAGTCTGAGTCGTCATCTGTCcatgagaaggaaaaggaggTTGATGACAGCTTCTTTGGTGTCATTCAAAAGATCCACCAGGAGTACGATAGACAACTGACCGAGAACCCCGATAAGCCAGTCGAGACTCGAGTGGTTCCCAGTCTGCCCAACGACACACCCGTTCTAAAACTTCCGCCTGGAACCAAAGTCGTGATCCAGGAGGAGACTTCGGGTGGAAGTGCCAACTTATATCAAGGTACTGTCGAGGATGTTGGTAAGGATGCAGATCTTATTGAGCAGAAAGCACCCATGTGGTTGGGTGATGTTCTGCTTCAGAATATTCTGCCTTTCAAGGAGCCGGTCAAGGTCTCGTTCGTCTTGTACCCAGTGGACGACAGCCTCCCAGCCATTGCTTCGGCAGATGGAAACAACAGGCTCAACGCCAATCGCATGTTGCGAGTCAGAAAGATCCTCTCCTACGTTGCTGAACGTATCGAGCCTCCACTTGAGGAGCCCGAGGAGAACCCCATGAGGCCAGAAGAATATTTGGAACTATACTGCAACGACCAG CTGCTCTCTCCCGTTACAACACTGGCCACTCTCCGTACTCACCTCTGGAAGGGAGGTAATGACATCGTCCTTCACTACAAGGCCAATGGCAAAAAGGAAATCCGACCATTCCCTCCTCCCCCAGAACCCAAGCCAGCTGAGTCTGAAGAGACTCAAGAAACCTCTGGCACAGAAGAGGCAACCTCAAATGGCCAGGGTCCCTCTCAGCCCCAGCCTCAAGCTGTCTGA
- the HAS1 gene encoding ATP-dependent RNA helicase (BUSCO:18041at5125) — protein MDFAGNKKRKFKDANGVKPSKGKKSSSIPDKKSKKVKRAEPEPRDEPEDDSSDEEEEALKEVEDESDEADEDAEGSKSEDEENEEEDKAEDNTDLPDGGKLTLPPVAGAEAQSFEELNLSEKTMKAIKEMKFTKMTEIQRRGIPPSLAGRDVLGAAKTGSGKTLAFLIPVIEMLSSLRFKPRNGTGVIVVSPTRELALQIFGVARELMAHHSQTYGIVIGGANRRAEAEKLAKGVNLLIATPGRLLDHLQNTPFVFKNLKSLVIDEADRILEIGFEDEMRQIIKVLPKDDRQTMLFSATQTTKVEDLARISLRPGPLYINVDEEKQYSTVEGLEQGYVLCEADKRFLLLFSFLKRNLKKKIIVFFSSCACVKYHAELLNYIDLPVLDLHGKQKQQKRTNTFFEFCNAKQGTLICTDVAARGLDIPSVDWIVQFDPPDDPRDYIHRVGRTARGSNNKGRSLMFLQPNEVGFLSHLKAARVPVTEFEFPANKITNVQSQLEKLITQNYYLNKSAKDGYRSYLHAYASHSLRSVFDINKLDLAKVAKSFGFSVPPRVDITLGASMSRDKKQQGRRAYGSQPRQNQGNKFSR, from the exons ATGGATTTCGCCGGcaacaagaagcgcaagTTTAAGGACGCCAATGGTGTCAAGCCTTCAAAAGGAAAGAAGTCTTCTTCTATTCCCGACAAAAAGTCAAAGAAAGTCAAGCGCGCCGAACCCGAGCCCCGCGATGAGCCCGAAGACGATTCTtccgacgaggaagaggaggctCTGAAGGAGGTCGAGGACGAGAGCGACGAAGCCGATGAGGATGCCGAGGGCTCAAAGTCTGAGGACGAGGAgaatgaggaggaggacaagGCCGAGGACAACACAGATCTGCCTGACGGTGGAAAGCTCACATTACCCCCGGTTGCTGGTGCTGAGGCGCAATCATTCGAGGAGCTCAACCTTTCCGAGAAGACCATGAAGGCTATCAAAGAGATGAAGTTCACCAAGATGACTGAGATCCAGAGGAGAGGTATCCCTCCTTCTCTGGCTGGTCGCGATGTTCTTGGTGCTGCCAAGACTGGTTCCGGAAAGACTTTGGCCTTTTTGATTCCTGTTATTGAGATGTTGAGCTCTCTTCGATTCAAGCCTCGCAACGGTACCGGTGTCATTGTTGTTTCTCCCACACGTGAGCTGGCTCTTCAGATCTTTGGCGTTGCCCGTGAGCTCATGGCACACCATTCTCAAACATACGGTATCGTCATTGGAGGCGCAAACCGTCGCGCTGAGGCCGAAAAGCTCGCCAAGGGTGTTAACCTGCTTATCGCTACCCCTGGTCGACTTCTCGATCATCTTCAAAACACGCCCTTCGTTTTCAAGAACCTCAAGTCTCTGGTTATTGACGAGGCCGACCGAATTCTCGAGATTGGTTTCGAAGATGAAATGCGACAGATCATCAAGGTTCTTCCTAAGGATGACCGACAGACTATGCTCTTCTCCGCCACTCAAACAACCAAGGTCGAGGATCTTGCTCGTATCTCACTGCGACCTGGTCCCCTATacatcaacgtcgacgagGAGAAGCAGTACAGTACCGTGGAGGGTCTCGAGCAAGGCTACGTTCTTTGCGAAGCCGACAAGCGATTCCTTCtactcttctcttttctcaaGCGCAACCTTAAGAAGAAGATCATTGTCTTCTTCAGTAGTTGCGCTTGTGTGAAATACCATGCCGAGCTCCTCAACTACATCGACCTTCCTGTCCTTGACCTCCACGgcaagcagaagcagcagaAGCGAACCAACACCTTCTTCGAATTCTGTAACGCTAAGCAGGGTACCCTGATCTGCACTGATGTTGCCGCTCGTGGTCTTGAT ATTCCTTCTGTTGACTGGATTGTCCAGTTCGACCCTCCGGATGACCCTCGCGACTACATTCACCGTGTCGGTCGAACCGCCCGaggcagcaacaacaagggCCGATCCCTCATGTTCCTTCAGCCCAACGAGGTCGGCTTCTTGTCGCATCTCAAGGCTGCTCGTGTTCCCGTCACCGAGTTTGAATTTCCCGCCAACAAAATCACCAACGTTCAGTCTCAACTCGAGAAGCTCATCACCCAGAACTACTACTTGAACAAGAGCGCCAAGGATGGTTACCGCAGCTACCTGCACGCTTACGCTTCGCACTCGCTGCGCAGCGTCTTTGACATTAACAAGTTGGATCTTGCCAAGGTCGCTAAGAGCTTCGGTTTCTCAGTGCCTCCTCGTGTTGATATCACTCTCGGCGCCAGTATGAGCAGAGACAAGAAGCAGCAAGGCCGTAGGGCATACGGCAGCCAGCCACGACAAAACCAGGGTAACAAGTTCTCCAGGTAA